Proteins encoded by one window of Salvia splendens isolate huo1 chromosome 7, SspV2, whole genome shotgun sequence:
- the LOC121811385 gene encoding endonuclease 1-like isoform X2 — MYIYANAELACNLAWSKEGHVMTCKIAQDLLEPEAHHAVQMLLPDYVNGDLSVLCVWPDQVRHWYRYRWTSPLHFIDTPDRACNFKYQRDCHDPKGVKDMCVAGAIRNFTNQLSHYHHGTSDRRYNMTEALLFLAHFMGDIHQPMHVGFTSDGGGNTVELRWFWNKSNLHHVWDREIILTAAANYYGKDINLLQQDIQGNFTEGIWSSDLASWRECSHISSCVNKYAAESMDTACKWGYKGVESGDTLSDDYFNSRLPIVMKRIAQGGVRLAMILNRVFAGDSLEMEETLVAT; from the exons atgtatatatatgctaATGCAGAACTAGCTTGTAATCTTG CATGGAGCAAGGAGGGTCATGTCATGACTTGCAAAATTGCTCAG GACTTGCTGGAACCGGAAGCGCATCACGCAGTTCAAATGCTGCTTCCAGACTACGTGAATGGCGATTTGTCGGTGCTGTGTGTTTGGCCAGACCAAGTAAGACACTGGTATAGGTACCGATGGACAAGCCCTCTTCACTTCATTGACACACCAGACCGAGCCTGCAATTTTAAATATCAGA GGGACTGCCATGACCCAAAGGGTGTGAAGGATATGTGCGTCGCAGGTGCCATCCGGAACTTCACCAATCAACTCTCACATTACCATCATGGGACCTCTGATCGACGCT ATAACATGACAGAAGCATTATTGTTTTTAGCACATTTCATGGGAGACATCCATCAG CCAATGCATGTTGGGTTCACAAGCGACGGAGGTGGAAACACTGTGGAGTTGCGCTGGTTCTGGAACAAGTCGAATCTGCACCAT GTGTGGGATAGAGAGATAATTCTTACAGCCGCCGCAAATTACTATGGAAAGGACATCAACCTCCTCCAGCAAGACATTCAAGGAAACTTTACTGAA GGAATCTGGTCCAGCGATCTTGCCTCATGGAGAGAATGTAGTCACATATCTTCTTGTGTGAACAA GTATGCTGCTGAGAGTATGGATACGGCTTGCAAATGGGGATACAAAGGTGTTGAGTCAGGGGACACTCTTTCAG ATGATTACTTCAACTCGAGATTGCCCATTGTTATGAAGCGGATAGCTCAAGGAGGAGTCCGGTTAGCCATGATTTTGAACCGGGTTTTTGCTGGTGATAGCTTAGAGATGGAGGAAACTCTTGTTGCTACTTGA
- the LOC121811385 gene encoding endonuclease 1-like isoform X1, producing the protein MYIYANAELACNLGGSQYPFLNSKMPFLRGISASFIVFLTCVVVHKPGVQAWSKEGHVMTCKIAQDLLEPEAHHAVQMLLPDYVNGDLSVLCVWPDQVRHWYRYRWTSPLHFIDTPDRACNFKYQRDCHDPKGVKDMCVAGAIRNFTNQLSHYHHGTSDRRYNMTEALLFLAHFMGDIHQPMHVGFTSDGGGNTVELRWFWNKSNLHHVWDREIILTAAANYYGKDINLLQQDIQGNFTEGIWSSDLASWRECSHISSCVNKYAAESMDTACKWGYKGVESGDTLSDDYFNSRLPIVMKRIAQGGVRLAMILNRVFAGDSLEMEETLVAT; encoded by the exons atgtatatatatgctaATGCAGAACTAGCTTGTAATCTTGGTGGGTCACAATATCCTTTTTTGAATTCCAAAATGCCATTTTTAAGAGGAATTTCTGCATCTTTCATTGTTTTTCTTACTTGTGTTGTTGTTCACAAACCTGGTGTTCAAGCATGGAGCAAGGAGGGTCATGTCATGACTTGCAAAATTGCTCAG GACTTGCTGGAACCGGAAGCGCATCACGCAGTTCAAATGCTGCTTCCAGACTACGTGAATGGCGATTTGTCGGTGCTGTGTGTTTGGCCAGACCAAGTAAGACACTGGTATAGGTACCGATGGACAAGCCCTCTTCACTTCATTGACACACCAGACCGAGCCTGCAATTTTAAATATCAGA GGGACTGCCATGACCCAAAGGGTGTGAAGGATATGTGCGTCGCAGGTGCCATCCGGAACTTCACCAATCAACTCTCACATTACCATCATGGGACCTCTGATCGACGCT ATAACATGACAGAAGCATTATTGTTTTTAGCACATTTCATGGGAGACATCCATCAG CCAATGCATGTTGGGTTCACAAGCGACGGAGGTGGAAACACTGTGGAGTTGCGCTGGTTCTGGAACAAGTCGAATCTGCACCAT GTGTGGGATAGAGAGATAATTCTTACAGCCGCCGCAAATTACTATGGAAAGGACATCAACCTCCTCCAGCAAGACATTCAAGGAAACTTTACTGAA GGAATCTGGTCCAGCGATCTTGCCTCATGGAGAGAATGTAGTCACATATCTTCTTGTGTGAACAA GTATGCTGCTGAGAGTATGGATACGGCTTGCAAATGGGGATACAAAGGTGTTGAGTCAGGGGACACTCTTTCAG ATGATTACTTCAACTCGAGATTGCCCATTGTTATGAAGCGGATAGCTCAAGGAGGAGTCCGGTTAGCCATGATTTTGAACCGGGTTTTTGCTGGTGATAGCTTAGAGATGGAGGAAACTCTTGTTGCTACTTGA
- the LOC121811385 gene encoding endonuclease 1-like isoform X3 — translation MLLPDYVNGDLSVLCVWPDQVRHWYRYRWTSPLHFIDTPDRACNFKYQRDCHDPKGVKDMCVAGAIRNFTNQLSHYHHGTSDRRYNMTEALLFLAHFMGDIHQPMHVGFTSDGGGNTVELRWFWNKSNLHHVWDREIILTAAANYYGKDINLLQQDIQGNFTEGIWSSDLASWRECSHISSCVNKYAAESMDTACKWGYKGVESGDTLSDDYFNSRLPIVMKRIAQGGVRLAMILNRVFAGDSLEMEETLVAT, via the exons ATGCTGCTTCCAGACTACGTGAATGGCGATTTGTCGGTGCTGTGTGTTTGGCCAGACCAAGTAAGACACTGGTATAGGTACCGATGGACAAGCCCTCTTCACTTCATTGACACACCAGACCGAGCCTGCAATTTTAAATATCAGA GGGACTGCCATGACCCAAAGGGTGTGAAGGATATGTGCGTCGCAGGTGCCATCCGGAACTTCACCAATCAACTCTCACATTACCATCATGGGACCTCTGATCGACGCT ATAACATGACAGAAGCATTATTGTTTTTAGCACATTTCATGGGAGACATCCATCAG CCAATGCATGTTGGGTTCACAAGCGACGGAGGTGGAAACACTGTGGAGTTGCGCTGGTTCTGGAACAAGTCGAATCTGCACCAT GTGTGGGATAGAGAGATAATTCTTACAGCCGCCGCAAATTACTATGGAAAGGACATCAACCTCCTCCAGCAAGACATTCAAGGAAACTTTACTGAA GGAATCTGGTCCAGCGATCTTGCCTCATGGAGAGAATGTAGTCACATATCTTCTTGTGTGAACAA GTATGCTGCTGAGAGTATGGATACGGCTTGCAAATGGGGATACAAAGGTGTTGAGTCAGGGGACACTCTTTCAG ATGATTACTTCAACTCGAGATTGCCCATTGTTATGAAGCGGATAGCTCAAGGAGGAGTCCGGTTAGCCATGATTTTGAACCGGGTTTTTGCTGGTGATAGCTTAGAGATGGAGGAAACTCTTGTTGCTACTTGA